ATTCCTATCCAGCTTTTGCGCACGGGCGACAAAGCCACAGCAGCATTATTGAGATTTTTGATGTTTTGGGTAGTCAATTAGCCCAACAAGCTCATGTAGTTGATAATCTTGACCAACTGGCTATCCAAGCTTTGGAAAATGCCAAAGTAGATTACCTTCCTCCAGGCAGAAATTTTTCCCATCAATTAGATAGTGATAGTGTTTGGTTTGTGAGTGGCGGTACAGTCACAAATTACCCAGTGGGTTCTCGCCTCGAACCCAGCGATGGTAATCAAGTGATTGAGGTGAGTGGAGGAATTTCGGCACGGTTAATTGGTTTATCACCGTTTGATTTGTTATTTCTGGATAACAATTATCAACAAATCGGACAATTGGCTATTAGTGATAGCCAACCAGTCATAGCAGAAATTGTAGATATTCCCTACGCCGACGAACAAGATATTCCCTCCTCAGAACCTTCCCCCAGCTACAGTAAACAAAAGCAAAAATTCCCCTTTGTTCGTGGTAGGGGTGAGTTAAATTCCACATTTGCTTGCTTTCAAATGCTAACCAAGCACCTGCAAATTCCTTTTCGTAAGGAAGTAGTGCGCCGCATTTTAAATGAGCAAATCAAACGTCAAGGGACTATTTCCTTCCCCGCCTGCGCCTACCTATCAGAGTTAATCGGACTCAAAGCTAATTTAGTAGATATACCTGCGGCTGCTATTACTCGCGTCCCTACACCAGCATTAGTCCACTATGATGATGGTTACGCTGTTTTATATGCAGCCGATGCCAATAGAGTCGTTTTAGGTGTACCATCCCAAGGCATAGTACGCTGTAAACCCGCGCAAATAGTCGAACATTTAGAAGTTATTCCCGAAAGTTACCCCCCACAAATTCGGGTACTACTGCTGTCTTCCACCAAAGAAACACCCCAAGAACGCTTCGGTTTACGGTGGTTTCTCCCTTACCTAACACGTTATCGTCGGGTTCTCATCGAAGTTTTTATTGCTTCCTTCTTTGTGCAACTCGCAGCTTTAGCCAACCCCCTAGTTATTCAGCTAATTATTGATAAAGTCATTGTTCAAAATAGTATCAGTACGCTGAACGTTTTGGGTGTGTTGCTGTTAGTTGTGGGTGTGTTTGAAGCCGTTCTCACCACCTTAAGAACCTACTTATTTGTCGATACTACCAACCGTATCGATATGGGTTTGGGTTCAGAAATTATTGATCACTTACTGCGGCTACCCCTACGCTACTTTGAAAAACGCCCCGTGGGTGAACTGGCTACCCGCATCAACGAATTAGAAAATATTCGTCAATTCCTCACCGGGACGGCGTTAACAGTAGGGTTAGATGCTGTATTCTCGGTGGTTTACATCATCGTCATGCTATTTTATAGCTGGCAACTTACCTTGGTTGGGTTAGGAACAATTCCCATATTTGTTGTCATTACCCTAATTGCATCGCCAACAGTTAGTAGACAGTTACGTTCCAAAGCCGAACGCAACTCAGAAACTCAATCTTATTTAGTTGAGGTGATGTCTGGTATTCAGACAGTGAAAGCGCAGAATATCGAACTGCGATCGCGCTTTTCTTGGCAAGAGCGGTATGCTCGATATGTCGCATCTGGTTTTAAAACCGTCGTCACTTCTACTCTCGCTAACTCCACAAGCCAATTCCTCAACAAACTCAGCAGTTTATTAGTGTTGTGGGTGGGTGCTTATCTAGTATTGCAAGGCGAATTAACTTTAGGGGAATTAATCGCTTTCCGCATTATCTCAGGTTACGTCACCAGTCCAATTTTACGCTTGGCGCAACTGTGGCAAAGCTTCCAAGAAACAGCATTATCCTTAGAACGTTTGAGCGATATTGTTGATACACCCCAAGAAGCCGAAATCGACCGCTACAATATCCCCCTCCCTGAGATTCAAGGGTCTGTAAAATACGAAAATATTTCCTTTAGATTTGCCCAAAGTGGCCCCTTACAACTAAACAACGTCAATTTAGAAATTCCCGCAGGTAAATTTGTCGGTATTGTCGGACAAAGCGGTTCCGGTAAAAGTACGATGATGAAGTTACTGCTGCGTTTGTATGACGTAGAAGCGGGGAGAATTTTAATTGATGGTTACGATATTTCCAAAGTCGAATTGTACTCATTGCGGCGACAAGTTGGTGTAGTACCCCAAGAAACCCTATTATTTGACGGGACAGTGCAGGAAAATATTGCCCTGACAAACCCCGATGCTAGCACTGAAGAAATTATCGAAGCCGCGCGTGTAGCTGCTGCCCACGAATTTATTATGGGTTTACCCAATGGGTATAATACCCGTGTAGGTGAAAGAGGTGCGGGACTTTCTGGGGGACAAAGACAGAGAATTGCGATCGCTCGTTCCGTCCTCCAAAGACCAAAACTGTTAGTATTAGACGAAGCTACCAGTGCCTTAGACTACCCCACAGAAAGACAAGTCTGTTTGAATTTAGCCCAAGCCTTTCGCGGTAACACAGTTTTCTTTATTACCCACCGCCTCAACACCGTCAGCCATGCAGATATCATCGTTGTCATGGATAGTGGAAAAGTCATAGAACAAGGAAGTCACCAAGAATTGATGGCTGCTAAAGGTCATTATTTTTACCTGTATCAACAACAAGAAGTTAATTTGTAATTGGTCAATAGTCAATAGTCAACAGTCAACAGTCAACAGTTAACCACCAAATCTATGACTCAACTTAATGGTAATCATGTCAATGCTAATGGCA
Above is a genomic segment from Nostoc sp. MS1 containing:
- a CDS encoding peptidase domain-containing ABC transporter, with the translated sequence MTYIKSAFQEFLFSLEGFDQLPGEELNHLIDKIQPLRYRIGQKIIGKEKTPDRITIIYEGQVRLLGFDPQTQVPSTLKLLKSGEIIGEIGLLRGVACETAIASSDEVIGLTINATDYLNLLDSYPAFAHGRQSHSSIIEIFDVLGSQLAQQAHVVDNLDQLAIQALENAKVDYLPPGRNFSHQLDSDSVWFVSGGTVTNYPVGSRLEPSDGNQVIEVSGGISARLIGLSPFDLLFLDNNYQQIGQLAISDSQPVIAEIVDIPYADEQDIPSSEPSPSYSKQKQKFPFVRGRGELNSTFACFQMLTKHLQIPFRKEVVRRILNEQIKRQGTISFPACAYLSELIGLKANLVDIPAAAITRVPTPALVHYDDGYAVLYAADANRVVLGVPSQGIVRCKPAQIVEHLEVIPESYPPQIRVLLLSSTKETPQERFGLRWFLPYLTRYRRVLIEVFIASFFVQLAALANPLVIQLIIDKVIVQNSISTLNVLGVLLLVVGVFEAVLTTLRTYLFVDTTNRIDMGLGSEIIDHLLRLPLRYFEKRPVGELATRINELENIRQFLTGTALTVGLDAVFSVVYIIVMLFYSWQLTLVGLGTIPIFVVITLIASPTVSRQLRSKAERNSETQSYLVEVMSGIQTVKAQNIELRSRFSWQERYARYVASGFKTVVTSTLANSTSQFLNKLSSLLVLWVGAYLVLQGELTLGELIAFRIISGYVTSPILRLAQLWQSFQETALSLERLSDIVDTPQEAEIDRYNIPLPEIQGSVKYENISFRFAQSGPLQLNNVNLEIPAGKFVGIVGQSGSGKSTMMKLLLRLYDVEAGRILIDGYDISKVELYSLRRQVGVVPQETLLFDGTVQENIALTNPDASTEEIIEAARVAAAHEFIMGLPNGYNTRVGERGAGLSGGQRQRIAIARSVLQRPKLLVLDEATSALDYPTERQVCLNLAQAFRGNTVFFITHRLNTVSHADIIVVMDSGKVIEQGSHQELMAAKGHYFYLYQQQEVNL